TGGGGGCGGGGGtccggagaggggggggggggggtcggcggggaggggagggcaggagtGGCTTTTTGGGGGGCGTTGTGTAGCTGTGAACACTACACACACTTCCTGCTGGGATATTGCAATTTTGTTTCTatcgtctctcccctccctccccccgcctccctgcTCGGATTCCCTTTCACACCCCCTGTGCTGGACACACCCTGTAATCTTCTCTGTGTCTGCAGttcaaagctctgtgtgtgtatgtatatgtttcatGAAAGTGATCTATTGTGCAAGTAGAAAAGTGTTTTTGATGTttggtgatgtttgttgttgttgatggatgAAATGTTCCCACagtcaaataaacacacacacacacacacacacacacacacagccccaacgaaaactttttttttatcaaacggAGAAGAACAACTGCAGCCACAGCCAAGTACCTTAACcctacatgtgtatgtgttcagaGTTAACCATTCCGTTTAATAATTACCTTTACAGTTCTAGTTTTAGTTTCAATGGGATGTCAAACTGTTGGtcggatccatatacgctataccacatcagcTTTGGGGGTTAAAaaggagcagatacctgaccttgAGAGCCAACCCTACGTTTATCACTGGCTCATAGTgatgcagccttgagggctagttggcctttgggagccatctcAACGCCGATTGTCTTCACACCTtttcggccgagagagtgggggcgtagcttgggcaagactctccactataatcaaattctatcccagatagtcgggacaggagttgcctcctctgctgttctgatggtcatagtcggacacgactgactgtcatacattgcgGTGGGAAACCCGTGGAATCACATTCTGTCTTAGTACCTAAAATACACGAAATTAGGCAAAATACAACCAAAGACTGCTATCATACAATTCTCATTTTCTGGGGGCGGAAAAGTACAATGAAAGCACCATCTAGAGCCGATATTCGTTATCAAGTCCATTTAGAAAGAAAACTGTGTATTTTCCTGGGGAGGATAAAACACTCTGGTGAattggatgataataataacaataataatgatgatgataatgaattaatgaatgaatgaatggacgacagaaaggaaagaaaagtgcagaacatacacacacagtaacgGTGTGATTGCCAGTGAAGCGGCCTTGCCACAAGCAAGAAAATGGTCGAAACAGACGAAAGAAGACCCCAGAATGGATCCAGGTGGGAGCAGGCCTTTGAGAGAACACTGACAACCACCTCACCGCCATTCATGCGTCTCCGCTTTCCAACTCAGCTGAACTGAGGAATGTACCGGTTTGCACGTGCAGCACAAAAACGTCTCTCTTAGCTTGtcagtttgttttggggggtgggggggaggttactGGCTCAGCAAAACTAAACTCATACTAGTCATAGCCTATTATCACGTGAATTCTGCAGTTAGTTTGTTCACGCGAGCATAAACATTCGTGTTCAACGGTTACCACATTTCTGTCGAATAAAAAGACGTCCATTTTTTGTAGTACCCACTTGATTATATAAAGACATTTCTGGGTTAACTTTATTCGctgcgtttctgtctgtttcttaagACGTTGCCTCTCGCATTATGGTGggtctttcaaggcctgactaagcgcgttgggttacgctgctggtcaggcatctgcttggcagatgtggtgtagcgtatatggttttgtccgaacgcagtgacgcctccttgagctactgaaactgaaactgaattgatagaatagaatatgtctttattaccaagtgtaccggggtcacaaggaatattggggggtggggggggggtgtagtacataacgaacataaatcgaaaattatacacaaacacagatacagtagaaattaggatacatacaagtgcatatcaatataaaaactcgtgcatactcatacatacacgcactgcacacacacacacacacacacacacacacacacacacagacgtttgaacagaagctgcatgttacatgtggatggggctgatgactagatcttcaggtagatagttgttgattgcgcaattctatttatcatactggagttgttcgagagacagggcactgactgctttgaggaaaaagctattggcgaagcgattggttttcgtccttatacttctttTCCGTCGACCAgaagggagcatctcgaaaatcccaaaagctggatgtggttCGTCgtagctgatgtgtgtgtgtgtgcgtgcgtgcgtgcgtgcgtgtgtgtgtgtgtgtgtgtgtgtgggtgtgtgtgtgtgtgtgtgccaagtatACATCTGTTCTTGACTGGTTTCAGTGGACGTTAAAATGACACTAGTTGATTGCTAAACGAAAGGATAGTACGTTCTCCATGGTCGCACTTTTGATTCATGAACCATGCGAGTTGTGgcgcaacagaaaaaaacagattaACATTCATTATAACTGTTATAAGAAGCAGGAATAGTGTAACTGATATTGTTACAACAAGCAACAATGGTAGTTGTTGTGCCTGTGTCCAGTTGTGCGTAAACGTTATCCATTGCACAGCCTAGTTTCGTTTTCTTGTCTACTCTTCTACATTCAGTTTTTGTCTCGCTCTTTGCGACAAATTTGGGAGAGATGTGACATACTTGAGAGAATGGACCATTGAACTGAATTCGTTTCTGTGCAGATCTTACCTAAACACTACTTCTTTCTCAAATGTgcatgtgaaagagaaagagaaagagagagggggggggggctttctgtTTGCATGCTCATATTTGTAATGTAtgtataagacagacagacagaggggttatagctaccctcccaccccccaccacccacgacCTCACCCGTCcgtaccccacacacacacacacacgtacacgtacacatacacacacaacagtgttaaaaaaaactcggggttttttttcagttttttataATATCCTATCACATCACCAACTTGCAAGTTGACAAAACAGTTGTATCAACTGGTCACGTCAATAGTAGCCGGCGACAAACTTCCAACTCGTACATTTGGGAATGAGGACAGAAACCGTTTGTAGCCGGCGACAAATTCCGTTCCAGAGACAATTTTCGGAATGAGGCCGCGACAATTTCGGCAGGCGACATTTTGGGCGTAGGCTAATAGAGTATCATGTTAAAGGCGTGTACGTTTGGAAACCCCTTCAACATACTACAGACATGGCAGGGTTAaaggtggcctagtggtaacgtccGCGAGCGATTCTGGGCGTACAGGTTCGAATCCCCACACTTACCAgaatattctccccctccacttgacttaAAGTAGTGGTATGAACTCTAGTTACAcatgtgagacgataaaccgagatacCGCACCGCGTATAGTacgcatttagcgcatgtaaaagaacccaaggcaacgagagagttgtccctggcaaaaaaatgttttctgttataatctgtgtgtgtgtgtgtgtgtgcgtgcgtgcgtgcgtgcgtgcgtgcgcgcgcgcgcgtgtgtgtgtgtgtgtgaatgaagcctgactgaatgatacaggaaaagaatgatgagcgcctaagcATGGCAGCTCTTTGTCGGCTCTactcaggcaggcagcctgttgtgcaaaacacTGTGTccgtacagcgcttagagcttggtctctaacctAGGACAGGCTctataattatacatacacatcCATGCCATTCAGACGCTTACCTGCATAGCAGTCAATCAGCTCCCGCTCCCGAATCCTCAGCACTTGCCTGGTTCTCTTCTCCCGTGCCTTGAGCTGCTTCTGGGCCGTCTCCAGTGCCTGCACCTCCGCCTTGGTGTTATTGAGGGTCAGCTCGCAGGTCAGCAGGCCCTCGGTCAGCGTGTTCTCCGAGCGAATCAGGGTCAGcagctgctcctcctgctccttagACTTGGCCTCGCACTCCGTCAGACGGTCAGCGGACACGCCCAGCTTGTAGTTCCGGTCCTTGAGCTGGTTCTTCAGCACGGCCCTCTCGCGTTCCATGAGAGCTATCTTGTTCTCGGCGTTCATCAGGTTCTCGTTCATTTTCAGCAGGTCGGTCTGGGTCCTGGTGAACAGTTTCTCCGTCTCGTTGACCTTGACCTGCACGTCGAAGAGCTGTTGCGTCTTCTCTTTGAGCGCGGTCCGAAGCCTGCCCAGTTCTTCGTGAAGGCGTGCGAGGACGTTGGTGTCCAGGGGAGGGTTTTGTTTCGCTGCTCCGTTGTCCAGACTCAGGGAGGACTGGGCCGCGGGAACGACGTCACTGCCCAGCAAGGCCTTCACGGTTCCCTCCAGGTCCTTCAGACGTTGTTCGTGCTCGTCCTTGAGGAATGAGAAGGTCTTCTCCATGCTGTCGATCTTGGCCTCTTTGTCGTTCTGGATGTCGTCGTGGTGAGTGTTGCGGCCGCCGCCGCCTCGGAGAAAGTGACCGTAGGGTTTTTTCCCGTGGCCGCAGTTCTCGTTGTGGGTGAGGTGGATGTTGTAGACGCATTCCTCGTTCCTGTAGGAGCGAACGAAGGTGCAGTCGTTCACCGCCTGGGCCCAGTGCGTCAGGAACACAACTGACACCAGCACGAAGCCTGTCGTCCGTGGAGAGACTTCGCCGTACATCTTTGAATTTACCATCAGACTGTTGCTGCACAATAAGTTTCACAgtcgcaggggaaaaaaaggatgttTGTTCTATCTTTGCCGAATTAAATATTCATCTTTTTCCGAGTCGTCCGAATGGAATCACACACCAACCCACTTTTGTTCTTGCCGATACCAAAACCTTCGTGTACGTGTTGTTATTTTCTCCCTTAAAACTCCCGACTTCTTGCacacaaaaaacgcacacacaaaaaacaacaaacaaacaaacaaaaacgctcaCAATAAAAGAGAACGCCCTCACTGGTGAGCGATCAATCCTTTAGAAACTTGACTGTCTCACAACAAATTCCTCAAATCAAAAACAGTCGTGTTCCATACTTAAAACAGTACGCCGTGCACGACATCAAAGCATGTCACACTAGTTCCGAGACTACGCGAGTAACAAAGTTAGTGGTCCactcgaaaacaacaacaccacgacaGTCGAAGAGCCTTGACCAGCCATGCAAACcacaaggggaggaggggattgtaaacaaagcaaagaaaaggaaagaaggaaggaaaagaaaagaacttctCCAACAACCAGCCACGcgctctgcctgtcagtctttgTCCTTCGGATGCTTGCAGTTCTTTCAGCAGTGGTTCAGGCCACTGGGGAGACGACGAAACCACGGaacgttttgggttgttttttttcacgttggcagacggaccgacagactgactgcctgcctgcctggggggtttgggggggggggggggggctgggcgcCTTGAATagcccactcccccacctcctccctccctccctccctctccctgtgtgccaCAGCGTGTctacctttctctcccctctccgtccttctcccttcctcccccctcacccccttcccccgtccctttCTCCCTGCCACAAAccgcttctctttttttctcgatGACATGAAGGCTGACACCGCCACTGGTACTCTGCCCAAAAAGTttacgagagaaagaaagaaagaaaaaagattagaaaagaaaaaaagagcagataaaaaaaatatccaccctatATTTGCATGTTGAGTATGTAAATAATGAAACATgcaatctattttttttttttttttttttttggggggaggggggggaggaagggaggaggagggggggagggtgttggggagtggtgggtgttggtgtagaagggtgacgggggtggggacTGGACTACTAAGACTTCTGCTGCATAAAACTGACTGGCATTTCAATGCAGAGCAAATAGGGACTCTGGAAGCAGTCTTGGGTAACCATTATTGTTTGTTACTGTACAAACAGATACATATAACATTATATTCAAGccgaacaacacaacagcagtaaCACCTATAGAAACCAAATGTTACAATACAGACATTTTAAACCGAGCAGTACAACATCAGTAAATGACTCCCAAACTTCGTGGCGACAATTGCCAGACAATGAAAACTGTGAGGCAGAATGAAAAGGAGGGCAGTAAGAAGTGGAAAGAAGTAAGGGCAGAAAGAAGTGGAAAGAAGTAAGGGCAGTAAGAAGTGGAAAGAAGTAAGGGCAGTAAGAAGTGGAAAGAAGTAAGGGCAGTAAGAAACGGAAAGAAGTAAGGGCAGTAAGAAACGGAAAGAAGTAAGGGCAGTAAGAAGTGGAAAGAAGTAAGGGCAGTAAGAAGTGGAAAGAAGTAAGGGCAGTAAGAAGCGGAAAGAAGTAAGGGCAGTAAGAAGTGGAAAGAAGTAAGGGCagtaagaaatacaacaacaacaacaacaacaacaacaacaacagaaagtacAAGAGAAGAAGccattaaagaaagaaataaagaaaaaagaaaaagccagaaATGAAATGGAAGCAAAAAGATTAACCCCTTGCCTGCCGATTCATGATGGAAGAAGACCAGCGTGACACGAACCGGAAGTGCAAAAACTAGTTATTTTGTACTTCTaagtgaatcttcttcttcttcttcttcttcttcttctttttcgttcgtgggccgcaactcccacgttcactcgtatgtacatgagtgggcttttacgtgtatgaccgtttttaaccctgaCATGTagccagccacactccgttttcgggggttaagTGGTGAATCGATTATTGTGTAATTATAAGTGGTGAATCGATTTTTGCTGAAACGAAAACTAACGCAATGGTGATCAACATCCATCTTCAGTTCTTTCTCAGTTAAAGCAACAGCCCCTTAATAATGAGCATACTTGTctgcaacagtcaaggggttaaaaaaagcaacaacaaaaacagcaacgcgAAAATGATAGTTAAACAGACTCCCTTGTaaactttccttctttttcttttctttttccttttgtgtgtgtgtgtgtgtgtgtgtgtgtgtgtgtgtgtgtgtgtgtgtgtgtgagtttttcttGCTTTCTGAAAAGAAACGTCATGGTGTGTGGACTAGTCCATATACGCCACTGCCATGTCACGAGATAGAAACGcactctgaataaaaaaaaatttaaaaaatttaaaaaaagaagttcagGTTGGATTCTTTGAAACTGATCGAAATATCGAAATAACAAGATGGCATTATTTTCTTTCTAACTTtcttttcctgccccatcatctactgGAGTGATGGCattgaggtaatgcgtccgcctcggaagcgagagaatctgagcgcactggttcgaatcacggcacagtcgccagtattttctccccctccacttgaccttaatAGTCATcgctgatgagacgataaaccgaggtcccgtgtgtagcatgcacttagcgcacgtaaaagaaccccacggcaacaaaagggtcgtccctggaaaaaaaaaaattctgcagaaaaaatccacttcgataagaaaacaaattttaaaaactgcatgcaggtaaaaaaataaaaaaaaaaaaaaatgggtggcgctagcgacgcgctctccttgaggagagcagcccgaatttcacacagagaaatctgctgtgacaaaaattagtaatacagtaatacaatactcCTTTTACTTTCAATGACATGACTCGCGCGCCACTTATCCCAAGTGCTCCATTCACAGCCATGCCCTGCATTGTTGCTGAGTCATGGAAATctggggaggaggggttgttgtgctgttgttttttgctggttttgattgttgttttcttgatgtaggttttttgtttttgtttgtttgttgttgtttttagttttttttggtgtgtgtgttttgggttgggtttttgggtgttttttttgttttgttttgtttgtttttttgttgttgttttttttggggggggtgatttttgtttgtttgttgttctttttttactgATGATGGTGTCGTCCCGGTTTGCCTATTCTGTCCATGTactcagttgctctgtgtgtgtgtgtgtgtgtgtgtgtgtgtgtgtgtgtgtgtgtgtgtgtgtgtgtgctctcatgaTTTAATTGCTGGCCCTGTCTCTTAGTGTTGACGGTCTGGTCTCTGTGTCGGTCAGTTTGAAACAGCACGTTGTGTCCGCCTATCTTGCTTTGGACACTGACACAAAGCATCATCGTAAACTGAAGTGTACTATATTCGCTCCGGAGTCACTTCAGTGCAAGCACTAACAATGTTTCTCCCTGTGTTCATAGAAGCTGGTGGTATCTGTGTgcaaatatgagtgtgtgtgtgtgtgtgtgtgtgtgtgtgtgtgtgtgtgtgcgcgcgcgcgcgcgcggaaattGGCGAatcggagatagatagatagataatgtatttcagcgttaaccaggcccgagagatacttACACCTGCGGTGACATGATGACATGTTGATGGATATTTGATTGATCCTTCTACGGGCAAAATCTGTTGGCACAAGAATCGACAATTTCTTCAAGGGATCCTCCGGTCTCTCTGATGTACCCACCATTCCTTCTCTATCCCTTGGACCTGAAGAATGGAttacatgattcttcttcttcctgttaggagtccacggtcatcacgttgaccattctgacaccgTAATGGGGAGAGGagcgcagcagcatgacccaccttccTAGGTGATGGAATGGAGGGGGTAGAATGGTGGGCcctgtggtgggtgggtgggtgg
The sequence above is a segment of the Babylonia areolata isolate BAREFJ2019XMU chromosome 19, ASM4173473v1, whole genome shotgun sequence genome. Coding sequences within it:
- the LOC143293514 gene encoding uncharacterized protein LOC143293514, producing the protein MVNSKMYGEVSPRTTGFVLVSVVFLTHWAQAVNDCTFVRSYRNEECVYNIHLTHNENCGHGKKPYGHFLRGGGGRNTHHDDIQNDKEAKIDSMEKTFSFLKDEHEQRLKDLEGTVKALLGSDVVPAAQSSLSLDNGAAKQNPPLDTNVLARLHEELGRLRTALKEKTQQLFDVQVKVNETEKLFTRTQTDLLKMNENLMNAENKIALMERERAVLKNQLKDRNYKLGVSADRLTECEAKSKEQEEQLLTLIRSENTLTEGLLTCELTLNNTKAEVQALETAQKQLKAREKRTRQVLRIRERELIDCYAAKTQTFCGFETEHLCGFTQVQDASDFFDWDWAKGRTPSYRTGPSRDHTCGTSEGHFMFIEASAKSRGSNAIIYSPLYRGMKQQCVEFYYHMYGRNTGTLNVYAKARGAELTSVWRAFGNQGDIWSVARLSIPKPLARAGYQIAFEGITEFGYEGDISIDDVSVTDGRCMDGDVVRVKFNASAIIDDDLDDVDLGRRRRRRRPERRRNRSRPRNAGN